The Pseudoxanthomonas sp. SL93 genome segment TCGAACAGGCCAAGCAGGACTGGCTGGACGGGCGTTTCGGGCACGTGCCGGGCGAAAGCGAATTCATCCCCCTGCCCGACCGCTGACCGCGTCGCGGCGGGCGTAATTGTCAGTCTTGCTGCACTAGCGTTTGAATGCGGCCGCCGTAACGCAAAGCAAACACTTCCGCCCGAGTGCTTCCGCTATGTTGCCCGCACCGCCGCGTGGCGGTTCCGACAAGGCATGGGGGTTCCAATGAATCTTGCGAAGAAGCTGACGGCCGAGTTCCTCGGGACGTTCTGGCTGGTGCTCGGCGGCTGCGGCAGCGCGGTGCTGGCGGCCAACTTCGGCGGTGACGGCAACCCGCTGGGCATCGGCCTGCTGGGCGTGTCGCTGGCGTTCGGCCTGACGGTGCTGACCGGCGCCTACGCCTTCGGCCACATTTCCGGCGGCCATTTCAATCCCGCAGTGAGCGTCGGCCTGTGGGCCGGTGGCCGGTTCCCGGTCCGCGAGCTGGTGCCGTACGTGGTGGCGCAGGTGATCGGCGGCCTGGCGGCCGGCTTCATCCTCATGCAGATCGCGCAGGGCGCGGGTACCTTCACCACGGACCCGAACGCGGCGGGCGTGTTCGCCAGCAACGGCTATGGGGCGATGTCGCCCGGCGGCTACTCGGTGGCGGCGGCCTTCCTGACCGAGGTGGTGCTGACCGCGTTCTTCCTGATCGTCATCATGGGCGCTACCCACAGGCGCGCGCCGCCGGGCTTCGCGCCCATCGCCATCGGCCTGGCGCTGACGCTGATCCACCTGATCAGCATTCCCGTCACCAATACCTCGGTGAACCCGGCCCGCTCCACCGGCGTGGCGCTGTTCGCCGGCCCGGCCGCGATCGGCCAGCTGTGGCTGTTCTGGCTGGCGCCCGTCCTGGGCGGCCTGATCGGCGGCATGCTGTACGGCTGGCTGGGTCGCGACAACGACTGAGCCCACGGCCTGCGGTCCGGCGCACACCCGCCGGGCCGCAGCGTGCCGTGCATCGCCCCGCCATTCCCCCGCGTTGCCTTGCAGTGCAGCATGGGCTATGGTCTGTGCAACTGCCGGGGGAAATCGGCAGGGAACGCCGTGGAACGCCTGGGGAGGCGAACGGTCCGGACCTCACGGTCCACGCCACGACGGTCCGTAGTGACGCCCGCACCAACCATCTGCCACGCCGTGGCGATTGTCCAGGGGATGCCTCATGAAGACCTTGCCTGCGTTCTGCCTGCTCCTGCTGTCCGTGTCCGCGCCCGCGTGGGCGCAGCAGACACCGCCCTGTCCCACCTTGCCGACCAACGCCGAACTGCAATGGGAGCAGCGCGGCGACCACAGCTACATCGCGTGCAAGGCGGTGACGGCCGACGGACGGCAGGTGCTCAATGTCATGCTGACCTCGCGTGATCCCAAGATCAGCCTGGAGCGCGGTTTGCGCGCGGAGGAAGGCAACTTCTCCGGCCGCGAGATGTACTGGTACCGCCCCGACCTGGGCGGGCGCAACATGCCCGGCATGGAATCGCGCCGCATCACGGTGGTCAAACTGGGCAAGGACCAGTACGCGCAGGTCTGGATCAACGCCGAATCGCCGGCCGAACTGGCGACGCTGCGCTCGCTGGCACAGCAGCTGGATGTCAGCGCGGCCAGCGCCACGCTGCTGTCCGCGGGGCGCTGAGACCGGAGTATCGCGAGGCGCGACAGCGCCCCGCGTCATGACGTCAGAAGCGGCCTTCCTGGAAATCGACGAAGGCCTGCATCAGCTCCTGCCGGGTGTTCATCACGAACGGACCATGCCGCATCACCGGCTCGCGCAGCGGGCGCCCGGCGACCAGGATCAAGCGCGCGGGTTCGCGACCGGCACGCACTGACACGCGATCGCCGCCGCCCAGCACGCCCATCTCGTGCGTCTCGAGCGCACGCGCGTCATCGCCGTCACCCACCGTCACCGCGCCCTCGAACACATAGGCGAATGCGTTGTGGCCTTCCGGCAGCGTGTACTGCCACGCCTGCCCGGCCTGCAGGCCGACGTCCAGGTAGACCGGATCGGTGGCGGGCTGCGAGATCGGACCGGTCGTATCGCCCACGACGCCGGCGATGACCTTCACCTCGACGCCCTGGGCGGGATGCGCCACGGGGATATGGTCGGGGGCGAATTCCTGGTACTTCGGCGCCGTCATCTTGTCGCGTGCCGGCAGGTTCACCCAGAGCTGGAAGCCGCGCATGCGCCCGGACTCCTGCTCCGGCATTTCCGAATGGATGAGTCCTCGGCCGGCCGTCATCCACTGCACGGCACCGGGGGTCAACAGGCCCTCGTTGCCATGGTTGTCGCGATGGCGCATGCGGCCATCCAGCATGTACGTGACCGTCTCGAACCCGCGATGCGGATGCTCGGGAAAGCCCCCCAGGTAGTCCTCCGCCTTGTCGGTGCCGAACTCGTCCAGCAGCAGGAAGGGATCCAGGTCGGGCAGGTCGGGCCCGCCGATCACGCGCGTCAGCTTCACGCCCGCACCGTCGGACGTGGCACGGCCGCGCA includes the following:
- a CDS encoding pirin family protein, with amino-acid sequence MSTLTDTPSARVIRKVRGRATSDGAGVKLTRVIGGPDLPDLDPFLLLDEFGTDKAEDYLGGFPEHPHRGFETVTYMLDGRMRHRDNHGNEGLLTPGAVQWMTAGRGLIHSEMPEQESGRMRGFQLWVNLPARDKMTAPKYQEFAPDHIPVAHPAQGVEVKVIAGVVGDTTGPISQPATDPVYLDVGLQAGQAWQYTLPEGHNAFAYVFEGAVTVGDGDDARALETHEMGVLGGGDRVSVRAGREPARLILVAGRPLREPVMRHGPFVMNTRQELMQAFVDFQEGRF
- the aqpZ gene encoding aquaporin Z produces the protein MNLAKKLTAEFLGTFWLVLGGCGSAVLAANFGGDGNPLGIGLLGVSLAFGLTVLTGAYAFGHISGGHFNPAVSVGLWAGGRFPVRELVPYVVAQVIGGLAAGFILMQIAQGAGTFTTDPNAAGVFASNGYGAMSPGGYSVAAAFLTEVVLTAFFLIVIMGATHRRAPPGFAPIAIGLALTLIHLISIPVTNTSVNPARSTGVALFAGPAAIGQLWLFWLAPVLGGLIGGMLYGWLGRDND